TTTGCTTTATAAAGTCAACAAGTTATCCCCTTCCAGTTGTCTACTACTGTCCGTTAAAATCTACTGGCAGCTCCCTCTATTTGTTGGTAAAAATGTTGGTAATCTCAGTTCGATGGGATTTTTACCAACATTTGCACAGGAGGCTTGTTATGCGCTTAACTGATATTGCTGTAAAAAACGCCAAGCCTTCCGACAAGCCAACTAAAATTTCTGATGGCAAAGGGCTGTATCTGCTCGTTCATCCTAACGGCTCGAAGTATTGGCAAGCGGCTTATCGCTATGATGGTAAGCAAAAAGTCTTCTCAATTGGCACCTACCCTTCTGTTTCGCTCTCAGAAGCTCGTACAAGCCTCTTAGCGATGAAATCTCTGTTAGCCAGTGGTATCGACCCACTTCAACAGAAAAAAGCTGTAAAGGCCGAAGAGCGAGGAGATTTTACGTTTGAAGCCGTAGCTCGTGATTGGCACAAAAAAATGTCTGTTAGTGAGCGGTGGATACCTCAGCATAGTGAGCGTATTTTAAACAGTCTTATTAATCATCTTTTCCCTGCTATCGGCTCAAAAGATATTACCAAGTTGACTACGCGCGATCTGTTGCTACCTCTGCGTAAAATTGAGGGCAAGGGCCAACACGAAACCGCTTCACGTTTAAAACAGCGTATTACCGCTATTATGCGTTATGCTGTCCAAGAAGATATGATTACCCATAATCCCGCTAATGAACTTGGCGGCACGTTAATCACACCTAAAAGAACGCATTATCCAGCGCTTGAACTTGAGCAGATACCTGATCTTTTAAGTCGTATAGATGCGTATAAAGGCCGTAGGCTCACTGTATTAGCTTTAAAACTCACTTTATTAGTTTTCATTCGGTCGAGTGAACTACGCTTCGCTCGCTGGCCTGAAATAGATTTTAAAAATGCCTTATGGGTTATTCCGCCAGAAAGAGACGAGATCGAGAACGTTAGATTTTCTGAAAGAGGATCTAAAATGCGCATACCTCATTATGTACCGTTAAGTCATCAGGCCATTGAAATATTAAAAGAGCTAAAAGATATTAGCTATGATATTAGCAATGGTGAGGGTTTGATATTTATCGGTTGTCATGATTATCGTAAACCTATGAGCGAGAATACCGTTAATAAAGCATTGCGACTTATGGGCTATGACACTCAAACTCAAATTTGTGGGCATGGTTTCCGCACAATGGCCTGTAGTTCTCTTGTTGAGTCAGGTATATGGACTGAAGACGCAATTGAAAGACAAATGAGTCATAAAGAGCAAAACAATGTTCGTGCTGCTTATACTCATAAAGCAAAACATATTACGCAGCGTCGTTTGATGATACAATGGTGGGCTGATTATTTGGACGCAAACAAAGAAAGACATATTATGCCGTTTGACTTCGCTAAAATGTTATAGGGGGATTTATGGATACTGTGATTTTCAATAACAATGAAGATGCGTACAAAAAGTGGTTAAACGATAATCCAGAAGGATACGTTGTTAACCTGTTAGAGAAAGCCAAAGGTACGGCAAGTAAATCTGACATAAATAGCACATGCCTCCACCATGTGAACTGTTTCGCTATAAATCCTTTAGTGTCAGATAAAGAAAAAACTGGATTTACAACAGGCCAGTATCAAAAAATATGTTCTGTATCAGAGGAGTCTGCTTATAACAAAGCTAAAGAACTTACAGGACTAACGACCATTAAACGCTGTTCTTTTTGTTTTAAGCATGTAGATATATAACAATTTAATACTAAAAAATAAAAGAGGTTTCAAGCCTCTTTTATTTTGGTTTAAAGGTTGGATATTTGACACTCTGTTCTGCTTCCTGCTGTTGTAGTTTTAATGTTTCTTTTTTTAAGTTTGATTTCAATTTGGATTTAAATCTATTTTCATAATCAAACATATATAATGGTTTTTTCTTTATTTCTTCTTTAATCACTTTTTCTTTATTTTTGGGCTGAATAACAGGTTTTCTAATATTTAACCTTTCTCTTATCTCTTCGATCTTAGTTGCTCTACTATTGAAACTGCGACGGCCTTTGAGTCTAAAGTTATTCGTGGCTGTTGTGGCTGTTTCTGCATGATCAAGTATCCTACTGATAGAACCGCTGCTAAGTTTAGAACTCCTACTATTGAAGCCACCTTGATTATAAGTTTTGATTGGTTCTTTATTGTATTGTTTTTTAACTCTGTTGAGTACTTGTGCAGCTTTTTGTGTTGTTCTTCTAACTTTTGGGCCTGTTGGTCTATTATATTTTTCGCTGAGTTTAAAGCTGTTGTGGTTGCTTCTAACGAGTTGTTTACCCTCGTAAGTGTCTGTTGTGTCTGGTTTAATGCTGTACTGACCGACTCCGATAATATCATCATCGTTTCTGATAATGGTTCTACCGTCATTGATATTTGGTTCAATAGGTGATCGTCCAATACTATTTTCGTCATCTGTTTTTCTTGCTGCGAATCTTCTAATGAGTTCATCATCTCTATTTTTG
This Klebsiella sp. RHBSTW-00484 DNA region includes the following protein-coding sequences:
- a CDS encoding tyrosine-type recombinase/integrase; this encodes MRLTDIAVKNAKPSDKPTKISDGKGLYLLVHPNGSKYWQAAYRYDGKQKVFSIGTYPSVSLSEARTSLLAMKSLLASGIDPLQQKKAVKAEERGDFTFEAVARDWHKKMSVSERWIPQHSERILNSLINHLFPAIGSKDITKLTTRDLLLPLRKIEGKGQHETASRLKQRITAIMRYAVQEDMITHNPANELGGTLITPKRTHYPALELEQIPDLLSRIDAYKGRRLTVLALKLTLLVFIRSSELRFARWPEIDFKNALWVIPPERDEIENVRFSERGSKMRIPHYVPLSHQAIEILKELKDISYDISNGEGLIFIGCHDYRKPMSENTVNKALRLMGYDTQTQICGHGFRTMACSSLVESGIWTEDAIERQMSHKEQNNVRAAYTHKAKHITQRRLMIQWWADYLDANKERHIMPFDFAKML